CGTGACATAAAACACTCTACCGTATGAGGGCACGGTGATTCTGAACATTCGATCTTGGGATACATTATGAAACCGTAAAGATAGTATTGGCCAACGATGAACGCAGCCTCCAGCAAAATCTTAACAAACAGACTGGTCAGGTAGCTACCTAACAGTTTTCCCTTGATTATGAGTTTCCCTCGATCATCTATGTATTTGTGTCTGAGGCCTTGTTTCCCAGTCTCGTTTTCCAGAAATTCCGTAATTTTTTTCTCCTGGTGAAGCACGTGCAATACGTGGCCGAAGTAGAGAAGCGTTGGTGTGGACACGAAGATGATCTGGATAACCCAGAAGCGAACGTGTGAGATTGGAAAGCTGTGATCGTAGCAGACGTTCTTACAACCAGGCTGTCTAGTGTTGCAGATCATTTTCGATTGTTCGTCGCTCCACACCTTCTCCGCCCCGGCCCCGAGAACCATAATCCTGAATACGAAGAGAACCGTGAGCCACACCTTCCCAATGACCGTGGAGTGAGACTGCACTTTGTCCAAGAGCTTGGAGAGAAAGCCCCATTCTCCCATGTTTGTGCTTTTTGTAGCTTCCCTGCTAAAAATACTGGAAGAGAAAGACAAAATTTTGAGTGAGTTAGATGTTAAAGTTCTTAAATGAATtgctcacacacacaaaaatgtattaCTTACAAAAGATAATAATTCATCCAAATCATGGTTTTACAAAACTGTGTACTATTAGACTATAAAGATGGATTGTTAAAATATACAGCGAAAATAGCAATTCCagcattataaaaaaaagttattagCATTATTAAaagcttgtaatcataggggaaccatttttagtgctatatagcacctatgaagaaccatacggggTTGATAAGGCACCAATAGCACCAGAtgtggttctatatagcacaatatggtgctacacaggtactaCAAAGGTGCTATTTGACACTTTAAATGGTTCCCCTgtgattacgagccagtgaaacacttttagtgctacttttttttattctgcattaACATACAACTTTTACTTAGCGCAGTTTGAGTTGCttcaacttataaaatgaagttgacctttttcaactatattttataagttataacaactcatctgtagttataacaactcatctcttgtcaagataaataatagtaagttgaaatgacttgtaaatctgcgttgattcaacaaaaaagtttaaggcagcaaataatgttttacagtgtggttgcctgattcaacttaaaaatacagttgacaaAACAAATTTTACACAACTTTTATTGTAAActaaaaactaatatttttaaattaaataaacgcaaaatgtatacatttttgggAGAAAACATTTGTAGTTATTCGGTCAACTTAAAGAAGTTTTAAAGGCACTACCAGAAGTAATAATAATACCCAACAAATAGAGAAGGGACGGCTCTTCAAagaacatttatatttatttgaagaaaaaaaaatgtgtatgtgtatgagGAAGAAACCGCATTATGGATGTTATATTTCTCCGTTATGTACGTGACAATTCTGAAATAGGCTCATACTTAACTATGAATAATGAGACTTTGCATTATTTAAACCACCAAATATTTACATCTGAGATTTCAGTATGGTTAAAAACTCTACTTTTCATGataaggttgacatttgcatgaaaTTGCCCAAATCCAAATAAGAGATAATAGGAAGAAATCGATTTGAGCGTCAAAACATTGTCCTTATAAATTTTGAGTTGTAATACATTGCACAAAATGAGATCAAATGATTGATTGCTGTATACATTCATATTCTTTCAagcaatgaaataattacatttgCGTTTTAATGAGAAAGATGCAGTACATCTGTTAACAAACAAGCAGCTGTTTTAACATTCAGCCCTCAAGCTGGTAAACAGACATTTAACAAAGTGAATGACTGACTTTAAAAGAGTGACTGGTTAACATTCATCAACACAAAAATCTTATTGCAGAATAGAGCAATGTACCGATGTTAAATTACAATCTGTTGAGTAACCTCTTGGATTTATTATAACACATTtagatacaaaataaaaattacttaGTTATGATAACAACAATACATGctaccttttaaaaaaaacaataacaagaGTTACACAAAAAGAGTTTAAAAGGTTTTATTTTTACCTGTAGGGTCTCAATGCGGTGCTGATTGACTGCGTTGCCAAATGATTAAATGTGACAAGTGTAAAGATTGAACTTTAGTTTACTGCAATTTCGCaatctttcctttttttttttttttttttttgatggtgGTGCCTCCTGACGTCTACAAGTGACCAGTAGTGGACTTTTTTCGGTGGAATTGGGGCTGAAGTTAATTATTAATTGTGTAAAAACTTTATCTAGGATACATGTAAGACATGTGCTGCCTGTCCTCTTGTCACGTAACCAtgcatataaaaacataaatgtatttcATAGTGCAGCTTCACCCGTTGTGTTGATTGGCTGTTGACTGTATTCATAAGCAATGTTTGAAAATTAGGAACGTTGAGGAGTTTATTTAGTTGTGTTCAAAAGTTTCAATAGAAAAGGGGCAAGAATAAATTCCCTTGCATGCACAACAGCAGCaggttttatttttgtgttgtttatcTGAAGTCAATAAAAACCTAACATACATGCACTTAATGTAGCTGATATCGTACCTTGGGTACTTCATGTAACTGTTAGGTTTCACAGGTTGTGGGCCAAGATATTAATGGAAAACTAACTGTACATTATTAATGTTTCATGACTACAAAACACTACGAATGATTCATTAGCAGCACGCCTTATTTGGGATAGGTGGTAAAATCAATATAAGGATATTGTGACTTTATTTGCTAAGTAAAGGTGTGCTGTTAAACCAGGAGTGGGGAatcctgggtcctggagggccactgtcctgcagagtttagtttcaaccctaatcaaacacacctgagtttcatttccaagtaaccctgaagactttaatttgattttgcaggtgtgtttaataagggttggaactaaactctgcaggacagtggccctccaggaccagggttccccacccctgtgTTAAACTAATGGAAACATTGTGTAGTGCTTAAAGActcattttattacattttgtcGCA
The nucleotide sequence above comes from Paramisgurnus dabryanus chromosome 12, PD_genome_1.1, whole genome shotgun sequence. Encoded proteins:
- the gja12.1 gene encoding gap junction protein, alpha 12.1; the encoded protein is MGEWGFLSKLLDKVQSHSTVIGKVWLTVLFVFRIMVLGAGAEKVWSDEQSKMICNTRQPGCKNVCYDHSFPISHVRFWVIQIIFVSTPTLLYFGHVLHVLHQEKKITEFLENETGKQGLRHKYIDDRGKLIIKGKLLGSYLTSLFVKILLEAAFIVGQYYLYGFIMYPKIECSESPCPHTVECFMSRPTEKTIFIIFMLAMSCISLLLNVVEMLYLICCRSKKRRARHINSSTKALNGSKI